The following proteins come from a genomic window of Nitrospira sp.:
- a CDS encoding replication-associated recombination protein A: MPTPRDPEPDLFAAPQSGRKAEAPLAERMRPREFADFAGQDEIVGQDRPLRKAIESDRLSSVIFWGPPGSGKTTLAHLIARHTKAHFVAFSAVTGGIPELREIIKAAEHRLALQQLKTVLFVDEIHRFNKAQQDAFLPHVERGTVILVGATTENPSFEVISPLMSRSILVVLKSLSDEALGQILDRALSDSEIGLGQLKARLSPGARQRLVAFGNGDARALLTAAEFVVTQAPVGADGTRCIDEALLTVALNKQALRYDKAGEEHYNVISAYIKSLRDSDPNGALYWLARMLEAGEDPKFIARRMVIFASEDVGNADPMGLLVANAVAQAVQFIGLPEAQINLAHGTTYLASAPKDNASYIGFLEAKEDAQAHGNLGVPLHLRNAVNSLMKGIGYGKGYRYVHDDPQAKVDQAHLPDVLKERQYYRPKPRP; this comes from the coding sequence ATGCCGACCCCGCGTGATCCAGAGCCTGATTTGTTCGCTGCTCCCCAGTCTGGCAGGAAGGCGGAAGCCCCGCTGGCGGAACGGATGCGCCCGCGGGAGTTTGCCGACTTTGCCGGGCAGGATGAGATCGTCGGACAGGATCGGCCGCTGCGCAAGGCCATCGAGTCCGATCGTCTGTCATCGGTGATCTTCTGGGGCCCGCCGGGATCCGGCAAGACCACGCTGGCTCATCTCATCGCCCGCCACACGAAAGCGCATTTCGTGGCATTCTCAGCAGTGACGGGCGGCATTCCTGAACTGCGCGAGATCATCAAGGCTGCCGAACACCGGCTCGCGTTGCAGCAGCTGAAGACGGTTCTCTTCGTCGACGAAATCCATCGCTTCAACAAAGCCCAACAGGATGCCTTTCTTCCCCACGTCGAACGGGGTACGGTGATTTTGGTTGGGGCGACGACGGAGAATCCCTCATTTGAAGTGATCAGCCCGCTGATGTCGCGCTCGATCCTGGTTGTGCTCAAGTCGCTGTCCGACGAAGCGTTGGGCCAGATTCTTGACCGGGCGCTCAGCGATTCAGAAATTGGCCTGGGGCAGTTGAAGGCCCGTCTGTCGCCTGGAGCGCGGCAGCGCCTGGTCGCATTCGGCAACGGCGATGCGCGCGCGTTATTGACGGCTGCCGAGTTTGTGGTGACGCAGGCGCCTGTCGGCGCGGACGGAACGAGATGCATTGACGAGGCGTTGCTGACCGTCGCGCTGAATAAACAGGCGCTCCGGTACGACAAGGCGGGAGAGGAGCATTACAACGTCATTTCCGCCTACATCAAAAGCCTGCGCGATTCCGATCCGAACGGTGCGCTCTATTGGCTTGCGCGAATGTTGGAGGCTGGAGAGGATCCGAAATTCATCGCACGCCGCATGGTCATTTTTGCTTCGGAGGACGTCGGAAATGCCGATCCCATGGGACTTTTGGTGGCCAATGCCGTGGCTCAGGCCGTGCAATTTATCGGGCTTCCAGAGGCCCAAATCAATCTCGCTCATGGGACGACCTACCTGGCGTCTGCACCGAAGGACAATGCGTCCTATATCGGCTTTTTGGAGGCCAAGGAGGATGCTCAAGCCCATGGAAATCTTGGGGTCCCGTTGCATTTGCGGAATGCCGTGAATTCGCTCATGAAGGGGATTGGATATGGGAAAGGGTATCGATACGTCCATGATGATCCCCAGGCCAAGGTCGATCAGGCGCATCTCCCTGACGTCTTGAAAGAACGGCAGTACTATCGGCCGAAGCCTCGCCCATAA
- a CDS encoding PilZ domain-containing protein — protein sequence MKRGESKQSVAAAVASERRKFVRATLVGSALIAPKSGGRASTAVLDNVNKIGAGLHTKDRFPINERVTVSLAFLDSDGADQQEKLEGTVAWVKDWEKGFLTGVVWDDLVTKDKNRWLFYYLEETIRSSV from the coding sequence ATGAAGCGCGGAGAGTCGAAGCAATCAGTTGCAGCCGCGGTCGCCAGCGAGCGACGCAAGTTCGTCCGTGCGACCTTGGTGGGTTCTGCTCTCATTGCCCCCAAAAGCGGTGGCCGCGCCAGTACGGCTGTGCTCGACAATGTGAATAAAATCGGCGCCGGCCTGCACACCAAGGATCGTTTCCCCATCAATGAGCGAGTGACCGTGTCTCTCGCATTCTTAGACTCAGACGGCGCCGACCAGCAGGAAAAGTTGGAGGGAACGGTCGCCTGGGTAAAGGATTGGGAAAAAGGATTTTTGACAGGGGTGGTGTGGGATGATCTGGTGACCAAAGACAAGAACCGCTGGCTTTTTTACTACCTCGAAGAAACGATCAGATCCTCCGTGTAG
- a CDS encoding ABC-F family ATP-binding cassette domain-containing protein, which yields MLQIESVHKQYSTRILLEGASAHLRPGSRVGLVGPNGAGKTTLFRMILGEESPDKGTIRKRPRLRIGYLPQELETIIGKNVLDATHRDLYPEHEAERILMGLGFSEIDFTRQVEKLSGGYRMRVALAHLLLTNPDVLMLDEPTNHLDKPTQRWFEQFLLDSEMTLLLISHDTAFLDRVVTHIWDLRHHKIEEYRGNYTAFQRLRAERDAQREAAAGRQAKEVARVQTFVDRFRYQANKASQVQSRIKQLEKVKMIEIKRDPKRVKFKFPLPAASGRQVLELEGAAKRYGEKVVYERVDCSIERGQRVALVGENGAGKSTLLKMLAGALEPDKGKRTVGHGVTLHYFAQHQAETLNPEHSILQSLSEVSHQAEMNFLRGIAGAFLFTGDDQKKPIKALSGGERNRVALARMLVEPANTLLLDEPTNHLDPASVDMLTDALSDFPGTIIFISHDPTFLTRVCTRVIEIEEGKARSFTGDYEYYLWKKAQEIDSIKESSDDLKGAERGKNTGPTRAMASQAPTKSSAGDRRDLNKTQARLEKQVTRAEAEIAECESKIKARDLELADPSLYKEKSTAWSDLQIEYDGWKKDLVRLTARWETLSAELEDVKQKLTAFA from the coding sequence ATGCTACAAATCGAATCAGTCCATAAACAATACTCCACGAGAATTCTGCTTGAGGGCGCATCGGCACACCTTCGCCCTGGTTCCCGAGTGGGATTAGTCGGACCGAATGGGGCCGGCAAAACCACACTCTTTCGGATGATCCTCGGGGAAGAATCTCCGGACAAAGGCACCATCCGCAAACGCCCGCGGCTCCGCATCGGGTACCTGCCGCAGGAACTCGAAACGATCATCGGCAAAAATGTGCTGGATGCCACCCATCGCGATCTCTACCCAGAACATGAGGCCGAGCGGATCCTCATGGGATTGGGATTTTCGGAAATCGATTTCACCCGTCAGGTCGAAAAACTGTCCGGTGGTTATCGGATGCGGGTGGCGTTAGCCCATCTACTGCTGACCAACCCTGACGTCCTCATGCTCGACGAGCCGACCAACCACCTGGACAAACCGACCCAACGCTGGTTCGAGCAATTTCTCCTGGACTCGGAAATGACGCTGCTGCTCATCAGCCACGACACGGCGTTTCTCGATCGCGTCGTGACCCATATCTGGGATCTTCGACACCACAAGATCGAAGAATATCGCGGCAACTATACGGCCTTCCAACGACTCCGCGCGGAGCGGGATGCCCAGCGTGAGGCCGCTGCGGGACGCCAGGCGAAAGAAGTCGCACGGGTTCAAACCTTCGTGGATCGTTTCCGCTACCAGGCCAACAAAGCCAGCCAGGTTCAATCGCGCATCAAGCAGCTTGAGAAGGTCAAGATGATCGAGATCAAGCGCGATCCGAAGCGAGTGAAGTTCAAGTTCCCCCTTCCCGCGGCGAGCGGCCGGCAGGTCCTCGAGCTGGAGGGCGCGGCCAAGCGCTATGGCGAAAAAGTAGTCTATGAGCGGGTTGATTGCTCGATCGAACGCGGGCAACGCGTTGCGCTGGTGGGAGAAAACGGAGCCGGGAAAAGCACGTTGCTCAAGATGCTGGCAGGAGCGCTGGAGCCGGATAAAGGCAAGAGAACGGTCGGCCATGGCGTGACGCTGCATTACTTCGCCCAGCACCAGGCCGAGACCTTGAATCCAGAACATTCGATTCTCCAATCCCTCTCGGAAGTGTCCCATCAAGCGGAGATGAACTTCCTCCGCGGGATCGCCGGCGCCTTTCTCTTTACCGGTGACGATCAAAAAAAACCGATCAAGGCGCTGAGCGGAGGGGAACGCAACCGCGTTGCGCTTGCACGCATGCTGGTCGAGCCGGCCAACACGCTGTTACTCGATGAGCCGACCAACCATCTCGACCCGGCGTCGGTCGACATGCTCACCGATGCCCTCTCGGATTTCCCCGGCACGATCATCTTTATTTCGCACGACCCTACGTTTCTGACGAGAGTCTGCACACGCGTCATTGAGATCGAAGAAGGCAAGGCCCGCAGCTTTACCGGCGACTACGAGTATTACTTGTGGAAGAAAGCGCAGGAAATCGACTCTATTAAGGAATCAAGCGACGACTTAAAGGGAGCGGAGCGCGGGAAAAACACCGGACCAACCAGGGCCATGGCGTCGCAAGCCCCAACTAAGTCCTCAGCCGGAGATCGTCGAGATTTGAACAAGACCCAGGCTAGACTGGAAAAGCAGGTCACACGCGCTGAAGCCGAGATCGCCGAGTGTGAGTCGAAGATTAAAGCACGAGACCTTGAGCTGGCTGATCCCTCTCTCTACAAAGAGAAGTCCACCGCATGGAGCGATCTGCAGATCGAGTATGATGGGTGGAAGAAGGACCTTGTTCGACTCACCGCCCGATGGGAAACACTGTCCGCTGAACTGGAAGACGTGAAGCAGAAGCTCACGGCCTTCGCCTAG
- a CDS encoding adenylosuccinate synthase, giving the protein MGNLVIIGAQWGDEGKGKIVDILAKDANIVVRYQGGSNAGHTVINERGTYIFHLIPSGILYRGTTCVIGNGVVVDPGALIEEMDRLQPLGIAFGKNFAVSQRAHMILPYHKAIDRASEQSKGSRKIGTTGRGIGPSYADKMARVGIRMGDLLNPALFRKKLEENLVEMNWFLERLYKVETFQVDKVFDQYMGYAERLKSYIVDTTTLLNRAINKDKTVLFEGAQGTHLDVDFGTYPFVTSSSSAAGGACTGTGVGPTMIDAVMGIAKAYTTRVGSGPFPTELTDAVGQGLQERGREFGSTTGRARRCGWYDAVVVRHAAQVNGLTSLAVTKLDVLDGCKELKLCVGYRHGGILYKEMPSDLDVLMQCEPVYQRMKGWTSSTTGATTYKQLPAEAKRYLARIEELADCRIDMISTGSKRTETVTLRNPLKCSRRRPRS; this is encoded by the coding sequence ATGGGAAATCTCGTCATAATTGGCGCCCAATGGGGCGATGAAGGTAAGGGCAAGATCGTCGATATTTTGGCGAAAGATGCCAATATTGTCGTGCGCTATCAGGGCGGCTCGAATGCGGGACATACGGTCATCAACGAGCGCGGGACCTATATTTTCCATCTGATTCCATCGGGGATTCTCTATCGCGGGACGACGTGTGTCATTGGAAACGGCGTGGTCGTCGATCCAGGTGCGTTGATCGAAGAGATGGATCGGCTTCAACCATTGGGTATTGCCTTTGGGAAGAATTTTGCCGTCAGCCAACGGGCGCATATGATTCTGCCTTACCATAAGGCCATTGATCGGGCATCCGAGCAGTCAAAGGGCTCGCGCAAGATCGGCACAACCGGTCGCGGGATCGGGCCCTCCTATGCTGATAAAATGGCCCGCGTCGGGATTCGCATGGGCGATTTGTTGAATCCGGCGTTGTTCAGAAAAAAGCTGGAAGAAAATCTCGTCGAAATGAATTGGTTTTTGGAGCGGCTCTATAAAGTCGAGACGTTTCAGGTCGACAAGGTCTTCGATCAATACATGGGCTATGCGGAACGCCTGAAGAGCTATATCGTCGATACGACGACGCTGTTGAATCGGGCGATCAACAAGGATAAGACGGTCTTGTTTGAAGGGGCGCAGGGTACCCATTTGGATGTCGATTTTGGAACCTATCCCTTTGTCACGTCGTCCAGTTCTGCCGCGGGCGGGGCCTGCACCGGGACTGGTGTGGGGCCGACGATGATCGATGCGGTGATGGGAATCGCCAAAGCCTATACGACTCGGGTCGGAAGCGGACCGTTTCCGACGGAGTTGACCGACGCCGTGGGTCAAGGCCTTCAGGAGCGCGGGCGTGAGTTTGGTTCGACCACCGGGCGCGCGCGGCGATGCGGTTGGTACGACGCGGTTGTGGTGCGTCATGCCGCCCAGGTAAACGGCTTGACGTCGCTCGCAGTGACGAAATTGGATGTGCTGGACGGTTGTAAGGAATTAAAATTATGCGTGGGGTATAGACACGGGGGCATTCTCTACAAGGAAATGCCCTCAGACCTGGACGTGCTCATGCAGTGCGAGCCGGTCTATCAACGCATGAAAGGCTGGACGTCCTCGACGACCGGGGCGACCACGTATAAGCAGCTTCCTGCTGAAGCCAAGCGTTATCTGGCACGCATTGAAGAACTGGCAGATTGCCGTATCGATATGATCTCGACCGGATCCAAGCGCACCGAAACCGTCACCCTGCGCAATCCGCTGAAGTGTTCCCGCCGTCGACCACGTTCCTAG
- a CDS encoding helix-turn-helix transcriptional regulator translates to MKTRKASGAGGSSFDGWLNEQDDAFKAEVIAVAMKRQFVMKLRAMMKAQGIGVNALQKMLGTGPSQVQRLLDPEDIGISLKSIAKLLAVLGMAGQIAVEPKLPKKQVA, encoded by the coding sequence ATGAAAACCAGGAAAGCATCCGGAGCGGGTGGAAGTTCATTCGATGGTTGGTTGAATGAACAAGATGATGCGTTCAAGGCAGAGGTGATTGCCGTGGCGATGAAACGTCAATTCGTGATGAAGCTTCGGGCGATGATGAAGGCGCAAGGCATCGGCGTGAACGCGCTGCAGAAGATGTTGGGCACAGGACCGTCTCAGGTGCAACGATTGTTAGATCCTGAGGATATCGGCATTTCGTTGAAGTCGATTGCCAAGCTGCTCGCCGTTCTTGGTATGGCAGGACAAATTGCCGTTGAGCCCAAACTGCCGAAGAAGCAGGTGGCCTGA